From a region of the Rhodococcus sp. 4CII genome:
- the murC gene encoding UDP-N-acetylmuramate--L-alanine ligase yields MTDLPAELERVHMVGIGGAGMSGIARILLARGGLVSGSDAKESRAVLALRARGAQVRIGHDAGALDLLPGGPTVVVTTHAAIPKDNPELVEAARRGIPVVLRPAVLAALMQGHRTLLVSGTHGKTSTTSMLVVALQHCGFDPSFAVGGELNEAGTNAHHGSGDVFVAEADESDGSLLQYDPNVVVVTNVEADHLDYFGSTEAYIQVFDDFAARLAPGGLLVACLDDPGSAALAQRVAARGLPGVRVVGYGSAENADGAFDSVDGVEVGARLLNFEARDVGGVLQFQLAGEQSPRTIRMGVPGRHMALNALAALLAAREAGADVDEILEGIAGFGGVHRRFQFTGREHGVRVFDDYAHHPTEVRAVLGAAADLVRQPHEADRRESEDSVRSGKVIVVFQPHLYSRTATFAEEFGHALDLADEVMVLDVYGAREEPLPGVSGALVALSVSKPVHYQPDLSQAPRQVAALASPGDVVITMGAGDVTMLGKQILDALRAIPHHHPSR; encoded by the coding sequence ATGACCGACCTGCCCGCGGAGTTGGAACGCGTCCATATGGTCGGGATCGGCGGCGCCGGGATGTCCGGGATCGCGCGGATCCTGCTGGCCCGGGGTGGTCTCGTGTCCGGATCGGACGCCAAGGAGAGTCGCGCCGTGCTCGCCCTGCGTGCCCGTGGTGCGCAGGTCCGGATCGGCCACGACGCCGGCGCGCTCGATCTCCTGCCCGGCGGCCCGACCGTCGTGGTCACCACGCACGCCGCCATCCCCAAGGACAACCCGGAACTGGTGGAGGCGGCCCGGCGCGGGATCCCGGTCGTCCTGCGTCCCGCGGTCCTGGCCGCGCTGATGCAGGGGCACCGCACCCTGCTGGTGTCGGGCACCCACGGCAAGACGTCGACGACGTCGATGCTGGTGGTGGCGCTGCAGCACTGCGGTTTCGATCCGTCGTTCGCGGTAGGCGGAGAACTCAACGAGGCCGGGACCAACGCCCATCACGGCAGCGGTGACGTGTTCGTCGCCGAGGCCGACGAGAGCGACGGCTCGTTGCTCCAGTACGACCCGAACGTCGTCGTCGTCACCAACGTCGAGGCCGACCACCTCGACTACTTCGGCAGCACCGAGGCGTACATCCAGGTCTTCGACGACTTCGCGGCGCGGCTCGCTCCCGGCGGCCTGCTGGTCGCCTGTCTCGACGATCCGGGCTCCGCGGCGCTCGCGCAGCGGGTCGCCGCGCGCGGACTGCCCGGGGTGCGGGTCGTCGGCTACGGAAGCGCCGAGAACGCCGACGGCGCGTTCGACTCCGTCGACGGCGTCGAGGTCGGCGCGCGACTGCTCAACTTCGAGGCCCGGGACGTGGGCGGAGTCCTGCAGTTCCAGCTGGCGGGGGAACAGTCGCCGCGGACGATCCGGATGGGGGTGCCCGGCCGGCACATGGCGCTCAACGCGCTGGCCGCTCTGCTCGCCGCGCGCGAGGCGGGTGCCGACGTGGACGAGATCCTCGAAGGGATCGCCGGATTCGGTGGAGTGCACCGCCGGTTCCAGTTCACCGGCCGCGAGCACGGAGTGCGCGTCTTCGACGACTACGCGCATCACCCGACGGAAGTCCGGGCCGTGCTCGGTGCCGCCGCCGATCTGGTGCGCCAGCCCCACGAGGCCGACCGCCGCGAATCCGAGGACTCGGTGCGCAGCGGCAAGGTCATCGTGGTGTTCCAGCCGCACCTGTATTCCCGCACAGCAACATTCGCGGAAGAGTTCGGGCACGCACTCGACCTCGCCGACGAAGTGATGGTGCTCGACGTGTACGGGGCGAGGGAAGAACCGCTCCCGGGTGTCAGTGGCGCGCTGGTCGCGCTGTCGGTGTCGAAGCCGGTGCACTACCAGCCGGACCTGTCGCAGGCGCCGCGTCAGGTCGCGGCACTCGCGTCACCCGGCGACGTCGTGATCACCATGGGCGCCGGTGACGTGACGATGCTCGGCAAGCAGATCCTCGACGCCCTGCGTGCGATTCCGCACCACCACCCGTCGCGATGA
- the murF gene encoding UDP-N-acetylmuramoyl-tripeptide--D-alanyl-D-alanine ligase, whose amino-acid sequence MIPMTLARIAEIVGGELHDVPDPSVEVTGTVEFDSRKVTAGGLFLALPGARVDGHDHAAAAVAAGAVAVLAARPVGVPAVVVSPAPTDVPSRAMALEHDTDGSGAAVLAALATLARASVDDLTAKGLTVVGVTGSAGKTSTKDLLAAVLRPLGAVVAPPGSFNNELGHPWTALRADSDTGYLVLEMSARDRGHIASLAEIAPPKIGVILNVGTAHLGEFGSRDAIAAAKGELAESLPSADEGGVAVLNADDPLVTAMAPRTSARVVFVGRSESAHVRATDIVLDEKARARFTLTTSAGSVPVELAVHGEHQVGNALAAAAVALECGAGLEQIAQALSGAAAVSARRMDVRDRPDGVTVVNDSYNANPDSMRAALKALVSMARTGRGAARRSWAVLGEMAELGPESVVEHDAIGRFAVRLDVSRLIVVGTGRPARALHQGAVMEGSWGEESILVPDIAGAIAVLEQELAPGDLVLVKASQSIGLWEVADRVLTGSTGQQGSEATR is encoded by the coding sequence ATGATTCCGATGACACTCGCTCGCATCGCCGAGATCGTGGGCGGCGAATTGCACGACGTCCCCGACCCCTCGGTGGAGGTGACGGGGACCGTCGAGTTCGACTCGCGGAAGGTCACCGCCGGGGGACTGTTCCTCGCGCTGCCCGGCGCCCGCGTGGACGGCCACGATCACGCGGCGGCGGCGGTCGCGGCCGGTGCGGTGGCGGTCCTGGCCGCGCGTCCGGTCGGTGTGCCGGCCGTGGTCGTCTCCCCGGCGCCGACGGATGTCCCGAGCCGGGCGATGGCGCTCGAGCACGACACCGACGGCTCGGGTGCCGCGGTGCTCGCGGCCTTGGCGACCCTCGCGCGGGCGTCCGTCGACGACCTCACCGCGAAGGGTCTCACCGTCGTCGGCGTCACCGGATCGGCGGGAAAGACGTCGACCAAGGATCTGCTCGCTGCCGTCCTGCGCCCGCTGGGCGCCGTCGTCGCGCCGCCCGGATCGTTCAACAACGAACTCGGGCACCCGTGGACCGCGCTCCGCGCGGATTCCGACACCGGATATCTGGTCCTGGAGATGTCGGCCCGCGACCGCGGACACATCGCCTCGCTCGCGGAGATCGCACCCCCGAAGATCGGGGTGATCCTCAACGTCGGAACGGCGCACCTCGGTGAATTCGGTTCGCGTGACGCGATCGCCGCCGCCAAGGGGGAACTCGCGGAATCGTTGCCTTCGGCGGACGAGGGTGGTGTCGCGGTCCTCAACGCGGACGATCCGCTGGTGACGGCCATGGCGCCACGGACGTCGGCGCGGGTGGTCTTCGTCGGGCGGTCGGAGTCCGCGCACGTGCGAGCCACCGACATCGTGCTCGACGAGAAGGCAAGGGCGCGTTTCACTCTCACGACGTCGGCGGGCAGTGTCCCGGTCGAGCTCGCCGTGCATGGTGAGCACCAGGTCGGCAATGCGCTCGCCGCGGCGGCGGTGGCACTCGAATGCGGGGCCGGCCTCGAGCAGATCGCGCAGGCCCTCTCCGGTGCCGCCGCGGTCTCGGCGCGACGGATGGATGTGCGCGACCGGCCGGACGGTGTGACCGTCGTCAACGATTCGTACAACGCGAACCCCGACTCGATGCGGGCGGCCCTGAAGGCGCTGGTATCGATGGCCCGGACGGGCCGGGGCGCGGCGCGCCGGAGTTGGGCGGTGCTCGGCGAAATGGCAGAGCTGGGTCCAGAATCAGTGGTCGAGCACGACGCCATCGGCAGGTTCGCGGTCCGGCTGGACGTGAGCAGACTGATCGTCGTCGGAACCGGCAGGCCCGCCCGCGCGCTGCACCAGGGTGCGGTCATGGAGGGTTCGTGGGGCGAGGAGTCGATCCTCGTTCCCGACATCGCCGGTGCGATCGCAGTGCTCGAACAGGAACTGGCGCCGGGCGATCTGGTGCTGGTGAAGGCGTCGCAGTCCATCGGGTTGTGGGAGGTTGCGGACAGGGTGTTGACGGGTAGCACGGGACAGCAGGGTTCGGAGGCCACGCGGTGA
- the ftsW gene encoding putative lipid II flippase FtsW: MTSAAARTRRVAEGRRSPARSAAPGVAARAPSSPRTRTTPPRGPRTRIGAWLSRPLASFHLVVTIAFLLTVLGLVMVLSSSSVEAYASDGSAYTLFTRQALFAALGLGLFYAALQIPVRVMRALSFPAFAVTIVLLVLVLIPGIGTVSQGTRGWFVIAGFSLQPAELTKIALAVWGAHILASRRSDISSIRDMLVPLVPAALVAFVLIILQPDLGTTVSLAIILMALLWFAGLPLKLFLAVVGTGVGGIVILALTAGYRSARVREFLNPGSDPQGIGYQSRQAMYSLADGGILGRGLGQSRAKWSYLPNAHNDFIFAIIGEELGYLGGAAVLGLFGLFVYTGLRIATRSADPFLRLLTGTATVWITGQAFINVGYVIGLLPVTGLQLPLVSAGGTSTATTLFMFGLVANAARHEPEAVAALHSGQDGRFGRLLRLRKPEAYSPVRADAARAEAVRRAEARRRAGREMAPRTRAITYEKGRPERGKGRTPERGARQQRSSGGRAGERGFRR; this comes from the coding sequence ATGACCTCGGCCGCAGCACGGACCCGCCGCGTCGCCGAGGGCCGGCGGTCCCCGGCGCGCAGCGCCGCCCCCGGCGTGGCCGCGCGCGCGCCGTCGAGTCCCCGCACCCGCACGACACCTCCCCGCGGCCCACGCACCCGGATCGGGGCCTGGTTGTCCCGGCCGCTGGCGTCGTTTCACCTCGTCGTCACCATCGCCTTCCTGCTGACGGTGCTCGGCCTGGTGATGGTGCTGTCGTCCTCGAGCGTCGAGGCCTACGCCTCGGACGGATCGGCGTACACCCTCTTCACCCGGCAGGCACTGTTCGCGGCGCTCGGGCTCGGTCTCTTCTACGCGGCGCTGCAGATCCCGGTGCGGGTGATGCGCGCGCTGTCCTTCCCGGCATTCGCCGTCACGATCGTCCTGCTGGTCCTCGTCCTCATTCCCGGCATCGGCACCGTGTCCCAGGGCACCCGCGGGTGGTTCGTCATCGCGGGATTCTCGTTGCAGCCCGCCGAGCTCACCAAGATCGCACTCGCCGTCTGGGGCGCGCACATCCTGGCGTCGCGCCGCAGCGACATCTCCAGCATCCGGGACATGCTGGTTCCGCTGGTTCCGGCCGCGCTCGTCGCGTTCGTCCTCATCATTCTGCAGCCCGACCTCGGAACGACGGTATCGCTGGCCATCATCCTGATGGCGCTGCTGTGGTTCGCGGGTCTGCCGCTGAAGCTGTTCCTCGCCGTCGTCGGCACCGGTGTCGGCGGAATCGTGATCCTCGCGCTCACCGCGGGTTACCGCTCCGCACGTGTCCGTGAGTTTCTGAATCCCGGTTCCGATCCGCAGGGCATCGGCTACCAGTCCCGGCAGGCGATGTATTCGCTCGCGGACGGCGGCATCCTCGGACGAGGACTGGGCCAGAGTCGCGCGAAGTGGAGCTACCTGCCGAACGCGCACAACGACTTCATCTTCGCGATCATCGGCGAGGAGCTCGGATATCTCGGCGGCGCGGCCGTCCTCGGATTGTTCGGACTGTTCGTGTACACGGGCCTGCGCATCGCCACCCGATCCGCCGACCCCTTCCTTCGTCTGCTCACCGGAACGGCCACCGTGTGGATCACCGGACAGGCCTTCATCAACGTGGGATACGTGATCGGGCTGCTCCCCGTCACCGGTCTGCAGTTGCCCCTGGTGTCGGCGGGCGGAACGTCGACGGCCACCACGCTGTTCATGTTCGGTCTCGTCGCCAACGCGGCCCGGCACGAACCGGAGGCGGTCGCGGCGCTGCACTCCGGCCAGGACGGCCGGTTCGGTCGGCTGCTGCGGCTGCGGAAGCCGGAAGCGTATTCGCCGGTGCGCGCCGATGCCGCGCGGGCCGAGGCGGTGCGCCGGGCCGAGGCGCGTCGCCGGGCAGGCCGCGAGATGGCTCCGCGCACCCGCGCGATCACATACGAGAAGGGCCGACCCGAACGCGGCAAGGGCCGCACCCCCGAACGGGGCGCACGTCAACAGCGAAGCTCGGGTGGCCGGGCAGGAGAGCGAGGATTTCGTAGGTGA
- the murD gene encoding UDP-N-acetylmuramoyl-L-alanine--D-glutamate ligase: MAEEQLDWLRGRGVLVAGAGVSGRATIEPLRDLGALVTVTDANVDALAECARLGAATVPIDDLLAARDRVAEFALVVTSPGFRPDAPLLSVAAGDGVPIWGDIEFSWHVDRAGLYGPARQWLVVTGTNGKTTTTSMLQSVLEAAERPSLACGNIGLPVLDALRRTEPRAEVLAVELSSFQLHWAPSVRPTAGAILNIAEDHLDWHGGMQPYIDAKARALTGEVAVLGLDDEVASSLFSSSLAVRTLGFRLGAPAAGELGVEDGYLVDRAFADGERLAPAAGITPPGPAGLMDALAAAALARAIGVAADAVAAGLAAHVVGPHRAAHVADVGGVTFVDDSKATNPHAARPSILAHDRVVWIAGGLLKGARVDELVLEVAGRLAGAVLLGRDAMQIAESLARHAPEVPVVIVETGDDAGVSAVPQTAAHRVVLPADTDSDAVMGVVVREAAALATAGDSVVLAPAAASLDMFDSYGHRGRSFADAVGRLDESDIARTPQ, from the coding sequence GTGGCAGAGGAACAGCTCGACTGGTTGCGGGGTCGTGGCGTCCTCGTCGCGGGCGCGGGTGTGTCCGGCCGGGCCACCATCGAGCCCCTCCGCGACCTCGGCGCCCTGGTCACCGTCACCGATGCGAACGTCGACGCTCTCGCCGAGTGCGCGCGGCTCGGCGCCGCCACCGTCCCGATCGACGACCTGCTCGCCGCGCGTGACCGGGTCGCCGAGTTCGCGCTGGTCGTGACGAGCCCGGGATTCCGACCGGACGCCCCGCTGCTCTCCGTCGCCGCCGGCGACGGGGTACCGATCTGGGGAGACATCGAGTTCTCCTGGCACGTCGACCGGGCCGGACTGTACGGCCCGGCCCGGCAGTGGCTGGTGGTCACCGGCACCAACGGCAAGACCACGACGACGTCGATGCTGCAGTCCGTCCTCGAAGCGGCGGAGCGGCCCAGCCTCGCCTGCGGCAACATCGGGCTGCCGGTGCTCGACGCGCTGCGGCGGACCGAGCCCCGTGCGGAGGTCCTGGCGGTCGAACTGTCCTCGTTCCAGTTGCACTGGGCGCCGTCCGTGCGGCCCACCGCCGGCGCGATCCTCAACATCGCCGAGGACCATCTCGACTGGCACGGCGGCATGCAGCCGTACATCGACGCGAAGGCGCGTGCGCTGACGGGTGAGGTCGCGGTCCTGGGTCTCGACGACGAAGTCGCGTCCTCTCTCTTCTCGTCGTCCCTCGCGGTCCGGACCCTGGGTTTCCGGCTGGGTGCGCCGGCGGCGGGAGAACTCGGTGTCGAGGACGGGTATCTCGTCGACCGCGCGTTCGCCGACGGCGAGCGGCTGGCCCCGGCCGCAGGGATCACCCCGCCCGGGCCCGCGGGATTGATGGACGCCCTGGCCGCGGCCGCGCTGGCCCGGGCGATCGGCGTGGCGGCGGACGCCGTCGCCGCAGGTCTGGCCGCCCACGTCGTGGGCCCGCACCGGGCGGCGCACGTCGCCGACGTGGGGGGAGTGACGTTCGTCGACGATTCCAAGGCCACCAACCCGCATGCCGCCCGTCCGTCGATCCTCGCTCACGACCGGGTGGTGTGGATCGCCGGCGGACTGCTGAAGGGCGCGCGGGTCGACGAACTCGTTCTGGAGGTCGCCGGCCGCCTCGCCGGGGCGGTCCTGCTGGGCCGCGATGCGATGCAGATCGCAGAGTCCCTTGCGCGACACGCCCCCGAGGTTCCCGTGGTCATCGTCGAAACGGGAGACGATGCAGGAGTGAGTGCAGTCCCGCAGACCGCGGCGCACCGGGTGGTGCTTCCCGCGGATACCGACAGCGATGCTGTGATGGGTGTCGTCGTGCGGGAGGCGGCGGCCCTGGCCACGGCAGGGGATTCCGTCGTGCTGGCGCCCGCTGCCGCGTCGCTCGACATGTTCGACAGCTACGGCCATCGCGGTCGCAGCTTCGCGGACGCCGTCGGCAGGCTCGACGAGTCCGACATCGCCAGGACGCCGCAATGA
- the mraY gene encoding phospho-N-acetylmuramoyl-pentapeptide-transferase — MRQILFAAGIALAVSILLTPVLIKAFSRQGFGQEIRVEGPASHQSKRGTPTMGGVAILAGLWAGYWGSHLIGIGYDADGPSASGLLVLGLTTALGGVGFLDDFIKIRKQRNLGLNKTAKLVGQLIAAVAFGILALQFRGANDLTPGSAHLSYVRDIATVTMGSVVFVAFCYLLVSAWSNAVNLTDGLDGLAAGSMSLVLGAYVIITFWQYRNACETSPGKGCYDVRDPLDLALICAAGAGACIGFLWWNAAPAKIFMGDTGSLALGGMLAGLSITTRTELLMVVIGALFVAEAASVVIQVAVFRSSRRRVFRMAPFHHHFELAGWAETTVIIRFWLLAAIASAIGLALFYSEYLAAIGG; from the coding sequence GTGAGACAGATCCTCTTCGCGGCGGGTATCGCGCTCGCCGTCTCGATTCTGCTGACTCCCGTTCTCATCAAGGCCTTCTCCCGTCAGGGTTTCGGCCAGGAGATCCGTGTCGAAGGCCCGGCGAGCCACCAGTCGAAGCGCGGCACCCCGACGATGGGTGGCGTCGCCATCCTCGCAGGACTGTGGGCCGGCTACTGGGGTTCGCACCTGATCGGCATCGGGTACGACGCAGACGGGCCGTCGGCGTCGGGTCTCCTCGTTCTCGGCCTCACCACCGCGCTCGGCGGGGTCGGATTTCTCGACGACTTCATCAAGATCCGCAAGCAGCGCAATCTCGGACTGAACAAGACGGCCAAACTCGTGGGGCAGCTGATCGCGGCGGTCGCGTTCGGCATCCTCGCGCTGCAGTTCCGGGGCGCGAACGATCTGACCCCCGGCAGTGCGCATCTGTCGTACGTGCGGGACATCGCCACGGTCACGATGGGTTCCGTCGTGTTCGTCGCATTCTGTTATCTCCTGGTGAGCGCCTGGTCCAACGCCGTCAACCTCACCGACGGCCTCGACGGTCTCGCGGCCGGCTCCATGAGCCTGGTGCTCGGCGCCTACGTGATCATCACGTTCTGGCAGTACCGCAACGCGTGCGAGACGAGCCCTGGCAAGGGCTGCTACGACGTCCGGGATCCGCTCGACCTCGCCCTGATCTGCGCGGCAGGTGCTGGTGCGTGCATCGGATTCCTGTGGTGGAACGCGGCGCCCGCGAAGATCTTCATGGGAGACACCGGTTCGCTGGCGCTCGGCGGCATGCTCGCCGGTCTGTCCATCACCACGCGCACCGAACTGCTGATGGTGGTGATCGGCGCACTGTTCGTCGCCGAGGCGGCATCGGTCGTCATCCAGGTCGCTGTGTTCCGGTCGAGCCGAAGACGGGTATTCAGGATGGCGCCGTTCCATCATCACTTCGAACTCGCCGGGTGGGCGGAAACCACGGTGATCATCCGGTTCTGGTTGCTGGCCGCCATCGCCTCCGCGATCGGGCTCGCGCTGTTCTACAGCGAGTACCTGGCAGCGATCGGGGGCTGA
- the murG gene encoding undecaprenyldiphospho-muramoylpentapeptide beta-N-acetylglucosaminyltransferase, whose translation MNGDKSTLSVIVAGGGTAGHIEPALAVADAIKALDDDAVVTALGTARGLETTLVPDRGYPLELIPPVPLPRKPTLDLLRLPGRVRASVRRTREVLDATGADVVVGFGGYVALPAYLAAGPGLLRRRRRIPIVVHEANASAGIANKIGARRAARVLAAVAGSGVAARGRTDAEILGIPVRASITGLDRAALRAEARAHFGLPADGPVLLVFGGSQGARSLNEAVSGAAGSLAAAGVAVLHAHGPKNTLDVPAVPGGPPYVAVPYLSRMDLAYSAADAVICRSGAMTVAEVSAVGLPAVYVPLPHGNGEQELNARPVVAAGGGMIVADGDLNAGFVAETVIPLLRDPAQLMEMGRRAAGAGHRSAAAEVARIVLDVAALTRGTR comes from the coding sequence GTGAACGGCGACAAGTCCACCCTGTCGGTGATCGTGGCCGGCGGTGGTACCGCCGGGCACATCGAACCGGCTCTGGCCGTGGCCGATGCGATCAAGGCACTCGACGACGACGCGGTGGTGACGGCGCTCGGCACGGCCCGCGGCCTGGAAACCACCCTGGTTCCCGACCGCGGCTATCCGCTCGAGCTCATCCCACCGGTGCCGTTGCCCCGCAAACCCACCCTCGACCTGTTGCGGCTTCCCGGCCGCGTGCGCGCGTCGGTCCGCCGAACCCGTGAGGTGCTCGACGCCACCGGCGCCGATGTCGTCGTCGGGTTCGGCGGGTACGTGGCACTGCCCGCGTACCTGGCCGCGGGTCCCGGGCTGCTCCGCCGTCGTCGCCGCATCCCGATCGTGGTGCACGAGGCCAACGCCAGCGCCGGGATCGCGAACAAGATCGGTGCCAGGCGCGCCGCCCGGGTCCTGGCCGCGGTCGCCGGTTCCGGGGTCGCCGCCCGCGGCCGCACGGACGCCGAGATCCTGGGCATCCCGGTCCGCGCATCCATCACCGGTCTCGACCGTGCCGCCCTGCGTGCGGAGGCGCGCGCACACTTCGGCCTCCCCGCCGACGGTCCGGTTCTGCTCGTCTTCGGCGGTTCGCAGGGCGCCCGGTCGCTCAACGAGGCCGTGTCGGGTGCCGCCGGGTCGCTCGCGGCGGCCGGTGTCGCCGTTCTCCACGCGCACGGGCCGAAAAACACGCTCGACGTTCCCGCGGTACCGGGCGGGCCCCCGTACGTGGCCGTTCCGTACCTGTCGCGGATGGACCTCGCCTACTCGGCCGCGGACGCCGTGATCTGCCGGTCCGGTGCGATGACCGTGGCGGAGGTGTCGGCGGTGGGTCTTCCCGCCGTGTACGTGCCGCTTCCGCACGGCAACGGCGAGCAGGAACTGAACGCGCGACCGGTGGTCGCCGCGGGAGGTGGAATGATTGTCGCCGACGGAGACCTGAACGCCGGATTCGTCGCGGAGACCGTGATCCCTCTGCTGCGCGACCCCGCGCAACTGATGGAGATGGGGCGACGTGCGGCCGGTGCGGGTCATCGCAGCGCAGCCGCCGAGGTTGCGCGGATCGTGCTCGACGTGGCCGCGCTGACGAGGGGAACCCGATGA